From Panthera uncia isolate 11264 chromosome E1, Puncia_PCG_1.0, whole genome shotgun sequence, one genomic window encodes:
- the HIGD1B gene encoding HIG1 domain family member 1B, whose amino-acid sequence MSANKGWWVPPEGEDSVSEKFLRKTRESPLVPVGLGGCLAVAAYRIYRLKARGSTKMSIHLIHTRVAAQACAVGAVLLGAVYTMYRDYIKRTAPDAGEK is encoded by the exons ATGTCTGCTAACAAAGGCTGGTGGGTACCACCTGAAGGCGAAGACAGTGTGTCTGAGAAGTTCCTGAGGAAGACCAGGGAGTCTCCACTGGTGCCTGTAG GCTTGGGAGGCTGCCTGGCAGTGGCAGCATACAGGATTTATCGGCTGAAGGCTCGTGGTTCCACCAAGATGTCCATACACCTGATTCACACCCGAGTGGCAGCGCAGGCCTGTGCCGTGGGTGCGGTCTTGCTAG GTGCTGTGTACACGATGTACAGAGACTACATCAAAAGAACAGCACCGGATGCCGGGGAGAAGTAG